The DNA segment GAGTGCGCGCGTGGCTCGTCCGGGCGGCCGTATGAGTCGAGGGCCCTCTGAGCGAAGCCGGTGAGTTTGGAGAACATGCTCACTTGGAGTGTTCCTTCCGGGTTGAGTGGTCAATCGGCGTGGGTGTGCCCGAACGCGAGCTGTCTCCACGGGTCTTGAGCAGGCTCGCGACGGTGGCCACGGTAATCGTGGCGCCGATGAAGAGCAGGGAGAACGAGATCGGGATCTCGGGGACCCACAGGAGCGGCTGGCCGCCGTTGATGAACGGCAGCTCGTTCACATGAAGGGCGTGGAAGACGAGCTTCACGCCAATGAAGGCCAGGATGACCGCGAGACCCTGCGCGAGGTAGACCAAGCGCTCGAGCAGCCCGCCGATGAGAAAGAAGAGCTGCCGCAGCCCCATGAGCGCGAACGCGTTCGCCACGAACACGATGTACGGCTCGCTCGTGAGCCCATAAATGGCGGGGATGGAGTCGACCGCGAAGATCAGGTCGACGAAGCCGATGGCGACGATGGTGAGCAGCATTGGCGTGATGAACCGCTTGCCGTTCTTCTTCACGGTGAGCTTGTCTCCGTGGTACTCGTCAGTCACGGCAACGTGGCGTCGCACGAAGCGCATCAAGCGGTTGTTGGCCGGGTCAGTTTCGTGGTTCGAGAATGCCTGCCGGTAGGCCAACACGAGCAGCAGTGCGCCGAAGATGTAGAAGATCCACGACAGGTTCTCGATCAGTGCCGCGCCGATGGCAATGAATCCGCCACGGAGGATGAGCGCGATGACGATGCCGATCATCAGCACCTTCTGCTGGTAGATCTTCGGCACCGCGAACGCGCTCATGACCAGCAGGAAAACGAAGAGGTTGTCGATCGAGAGTGCCTTCTCGGTGAGGTAGCCGGCGAAGTACTCCCCACCGAAGGTCCATCCGGAGGTCACACCGACGCCGACGCCGAACAGCAGCGCGAGACCGATGTAGAACGCCGACCAGCGGGCCGACTCACCGATGGTGGGCGCGTGCGGCGTGCGCACGTGCGCGTAGAACTCGTACACGCAGAAGGCGATCGTCACGGCGATGGTGATGATCCAGATCAGGGGTGTGATCTGCATGAGGAGCTCCAGAGGGATTGGCGTGAATAGGGCGCCAAGGTCTCCTCCGCTCTGATCACATCAGAACCGGCGGCCCGGAATGCAACAATGCATTCGTATTGACGGGCCGACCGCAGACGGGAGTACTCCCCTTGATTTGGTCAACTGTACAAGACAACTGCCCGATCGCTGACACCGGTAACCGCGGTCTCAGGATTCAGCGCCCATAAGCGGCAATCATCACAAGCGCTACCGCGCGCCATCCGTCACACTGAACACGACCTCCAGTCCTTCGGCGTTCACCTCGATGCCCAACCCGTGGCCGGTCGGGGCGGAGCCGCGACCACCGACAGAGCGTGGGGCGTACCCGGCGACGTGACCATCCGTCCAGTCGTTCATGAACGAGGCGTTCTGAAAGTTCTCCGGCCTGGTGCTGGCGGCGAGGTGGCTCACCGCGGCAGTAACGATGTCGCCTCCCCAGGCGTCTTCGACCGACACCATCAGGTCGAGCTCCTGCATGAGGTCGCGCATGCGTGCCGCTTGGGTGAGCCCACCGACACGGCTGATCTTGATGTTGATCGATACTGCTCCCGCAACATTCTTCGCATGGAATACGTCCTGCTGGGTGAGGATCGATTCGTCGAGCACGAGCGGCAGGGCGGAGTGCCGCATGGCGAAGATGCTGTCTTCGGTTGATCGACACGGCTGCTCGATGTAGATCGGGAAGTCGGCGAGTCCCCGCACCGCGATCTGTGCTGCACGCAGGTTCCAGCCCCCGTTGGAATCGGCGACGATCAGCGTGTCCCGATCCGCGACATCGACGACCGCGCCTGTTCTGGCGATGTCGTCGTGGGGGTTGCCTCCCACCTTGAGCTGGAAGCGGTGGATGCCGGCATCCTGACGCTCCGAGACGAACGCCGCCATCTCACCCGGCGTTCGCAGGGGAACGGCCTCGTAGAGCGGGAAGTCTTCTTGTAGTACGCCGCCGAGAAGCACCGAGACGGGCAGACCGGCCGCCTTTCCGAGCAGATCCCAGCAGGCCACATCGATGGCGGACTTCGCAAAGCCGCCGCCGAGGAGTGTGCCGTTCATGATTCGATGGATGCCGGAGAGGTTGGTGGGGTCGGCGCCGATCAGGCGGGGCGCGAGCGTGTGCAGCGCGGCGCGCACTTCGGCCCAGTAGGTCGGCAGGTACAGGTCGCCCAGGGGCGTGATCTCGCCCCAGCCTTCGAGCCCCTCGTCGGTGCGCACGCGCACGAGCGTGCCGACCTCCGACGTCGCCGCGCGGCTCCCCGACATGACGTACTCGCCGTGTGCATAGTTCAGGGAGTAGCCGAAGCAGTCAATGGCCGTGATCTTCATTGGTCCGAGCCCCTTGCGTTGTCGTCGGCCAGCGGCGCCCGTGTTCCGGGCATCCGCCTGCGTTCAAATATGTGGCATATCACTGACACGATACACGCGATAGGTGCTCGATTCTCACGCCTGTCCCCCGTAGTTCGGGAACGGTTCGGTCGTCCCTAAGCGCAAAGGAACATTTGCAAAGTAATCTTTGCAGTGCTAAATTGTCGGCATGGCCGAAGAGAAGAAGCATCCGGAGCGAAAGCTCGACCTTGCGGGACTGAAGGGCCTCGCGCACCCGCTGCGCGTAGAGATCTTCGACGCTCTCTCGGTGCATGGCCCCGCAACCGCAAGTGGTCTCGCTGAGCGATTGGGCGAGTCGAGTGGTTCGACCAGCTATCACCTGCGTCAGCTGGAACGGCATGGCTTCGTGCGAGAAGTTGAGGGTCGTGGAACCGCGCGTGATCGCTGGTGGGAACGGATGCCCGGCGGCGTGACGCTCTCACCGAGCGAGATCGGAGACTCCCCCGCCGGCCGAGCCGCCACCATGGCGGTACTGCGCCAGTGGGAACGCAACCGGTCGGCGCTGCTCGACGACTTCATCGGGCGCGGCTTCGACGTCCTGCCGGGCTCATGGGTAGAGGCAAGCACAGTCGCGACGGCCAACCTGCGTGTGACGGCCGAGCAACTCGCCGAAATCGCCGAATCATGGGATGCCTGGGCGAAGAAGACGCTCGAGCCCTACCGCGACAAGACCCCGCCCGGATCCCGCCCGGTGCAGATCCACTTCAATGCGTTTCCGGTGCTCGACGGAGCTCTCACCGAGCCCGTCGCCGAGCCCGTCGCTTACCCCCGAGAGAAAGATGAATCATGACCTCCACACTCCAACCGCGCACCCACGGGATGGCGATCGTCACCCCAGGCAATAAGGAGGCATGCGAGCGGGATGTGACCGCCACGGGCCCCTTCGGGGTGCCGCACGCGCGTGATCACGTCATCGATCTTCTGGTCATGCGCGTGAGCCTCGCCGCGCTGACCTGGGCACAACGCCGGGCCGACCGCGCGCGGCTAACTCGCGAGGAACAACAACGCCGCTACCGCGTGGCCCGCGAACTCGAGCAGCGCGATCACCACCTGCGCCTCACCGTGCGGGCGTTCTGACTACTGCGACGTAGCTGACCCACGCTCGTTACCGGCTCGTGTAGCCCCCATCGACCAGGTATTGCGACCCCGTGACGAAACTCGCGGCATCCGACAGCAGGAACAGCACCACTTCGGCGACCTCCTCCGCCGTTCCCAACCGGCCGATCGGATGGAGGGCGACGAGCCCGTCGCGCATTTCCTGAGGCGCGCCTTCGAGCAGCGGGGTGTCGATATAGCCGGGATGAATTGAGTTGATTCGGATGCCCTGGCCCGCGTACGAGATCGCGGCGGCCTTGGTCATACCCGTAACCCCGTGCTTCGCTGCGGTGTAGGGGATCGCCACCGGCTCGCCGACCAGGCCCAGGATCGACGACATGTTGACGATCGCTCCGCCGCCGGCTTCAAGCATCGGCGGGATCTCGTACTTCATGCCATAGAACACCGAGTGCAGATTGACATCCATCAGCGTCAGGTATTCGTCGATGTCGATGTCGTGGATGGGTCCCTGAGGTCCGCCTATGCCCGCGTTGTTGAACGCCAGGTTCAATCCCCCGAACTCCGCTACCGCCGTGTCGACGGCGGCCTTGACGTCACCCGCTTTGCCGACGTCACCGGCCACCGCGACGGCTTTCCCTCCTGCGTCAGTGATCTCGTCAACGACCGACTGCGCGACATCCTGCTTCAGGTCGTTGACGACCACGTTCGCGCCGTGCCTCGCGAGCGCGAAGGCGACAGCCTTGCCGATGCCCGACCCTCCGCCCGTGACCAACGCCGACTTTCCGTCAAAAAGATTCATCATCGCCTCTTCCTTCACCCGTGCGCAGCCGACTGGCGAGGAGCGGTTGTTCCTGCCGCGACGGCTGCAGTCGTAGCCCGATCCTCTCCCGTGGGACAAGGCTCGAGAAGGGCGTTGACAGGCGGTCGCACATGGACGGACGAGGGCTGGCGTCGATGGGTTTCGGGTGAATCCCAGCGCTTGCAACACTTCCGGGGCGGGAATATGCCGCACGCAGCGACGCGGCTACTCGACATCCTGACGGTAAATTCGTACCTCCCAGGGACGAAGCGGCCCTTCGGCTTGCTCGTAGTTGCCCAATAGCCACTCGCCGGCTATCGGATAGCTGAGGGGAGCAGTTCCAAAGTTCGCTGCGACGGTGAGTAGCGTGCCGGAGAAGCGCCGTTCGAAGGCGAAGAGCGTGGGGTGGAGTGGCTCGACCAACCTGAAGTCGCCATGGACCACCGCTGGGACCTCGTGACGCAGAGCGATCAGAGTCCGGTAGAACTCGAACACCGAGCCTTCGACTCCCACCTGCGCCGCAGCGTTCACCACAGTCGTGTTTGGGTTGAGAGCGATCCAGGGTTCGCCGTCGCTGAAACCGCCGGTCGGGCCCCACTGCATTGGCGTTCGTGCGTTGTCTCTGCCAATGCGCTGGATCGACGCCATCGCCGACTCCTGGGATGTTCCTGCGGCGAGTGCCGATTGGTAGAAGTTCAGCGACTCGATATCGCTCACGTGGTCGATGCTGAGCGCATGCACATTCGTCATGCCCAGCTCTTCGCCCTGGTAAACGAAGGGGGTCCCTCTTTGCAGATGCAGAATGGCGCCGAGGGCCTGCGCCGACTTCTCGCGGTGCTCGCCGTCGTCACCGAATCGGCTCACCGCTCTCGGCTGGTCGTGGTTGTTCCAATACAGGCTGTTCCAGCCGACGTCACCGAGGCCCTGCTGCCACTTCGCCATCGATTCTTTAAGCTCGACCAAGTCGAGCGTGCGTGCCTCCCACTTGCCGCTCGGACCATGATCCAGACCCACATGCTCGAATTGGAAGACCATGTTCACTTCGCCGCGCGCTGGATCCGTGAACCGCTGCGCCTGCTCGACGGTCACTCCCGGCATCTCGCCGACCGTCAGATAGGTGCCCGAGCGTCCGCCGAATACAGACTCGTTCATTTCTTGCAGATACTCGTGCACTCGTGGCCCGTAGCTGAAGTGGGGGAAGCCGTCACCGAACGGAGTTCCAGCTATGGGTTTTCCGTTGGGGAGGCCGGGGTCCTTCGAGATGAGGTTGATGACGTCCATGCGGAACCCATCGACACCACGGTCCAGCCACCAGCGCATCATCGCGTAGATGGATTGACGGACGTCGCCGTTCTCCCAGTTGAGGTCGGGCTGCTTCCTCGAGAAAAGGTGGAGGAAGTGCTGTTCCGTCTCGTCGTGCCACTGCCAGGCCGACCCCGAGAAGAAGGACTCCCAGTTATTGGGTTGGTCACGCCAGACGTACCAGTCGCGCTTGGGGTTCTCCCGGGACGACGCGCTTTCGACGAACCACGGGTGCTCGTCTGAGGTGTGATTGACAACGAGGTCCATCACGAGTTTCATTCCACGGGAATGGACGTCTGCGAGGAGATTGTCGAAGTCGTCCAACGTACCGAACACGGGATCAATGGCCTCGTAGTCACTGATGTCGTATCCGTTGTCATCCTGCGGGGAGCAGTAGATCGGGGAGAGCCAAATGACATCGACGTCGAGGTTCTGAAGATAGTCGAGGCGGCTTCGAATGCCGAGCAGGTCTCCGATCCCGTCTCCATCGCTGTCTGCAAAGCTCCTCGGGTACACTTGGTACACGACAGCGCTCCGCCACCATTCGGCATTGGAGGTGGCAATGCCGTTCCTGGTTTCAACTACGGTCATTGTCTTCTCCGCCTTGGTTCGTAGGGTCAATCAGTACGAGCTGCCACAGTGACAGGGGCGGAAGATCCGCGAAAGCAAATTCGCCGTCCACCGTCACCTCGACGTCGATCAGGCGTCCTGCTCCATCGGGGTCGGCAACCTGGACCCGGGGTCGGCATCCGGGAATCCGACGGATCTTGAGCTTGCCCCCGCCGATGTTCGTCATGGCATTGCGGGGGGCGTCCCACAGGGAATCCGTCTGGCCGACCAGATTGATGAGGTGGACAATCCGTCGACCGTTGGACTCGGTGACTCGTCGCCACACCTGCCCTGCCTGGGCCGTCTCGCCGACCACGGCGGAGTCAAAGGTGACATCGGTGTCGTCGTTGTACTCGCCAACGGTGGCGCCCGTGACGTCAACGATGCTCGGGTCGAGCAGCAGTTCATCGTGCTCGACCAAGAAGTCGTACCACCGCTTGAGTAGATCCGCCGTGGACAGCTCGATCGTGTGATTTCGCACGTAGTAGGGGTCGACCAGGATGCGGTCTGCCTCACCCGCGAGCAGGTGGGTAGCACCATGGGAATAGAGGGTCGCCATCGTCAGTCCGGTTGCGCGATCGGCCTCTTCGGCTGACGCCGAGTCATATACGTGCTGGTACGCGGCGATGACCACGGGCTTTGAGCCGGCGACCGACTTCGCCCGCGCCACGGTAGAGCCGAGCGAACCGAGCGTCTCCTGAGGCGACCACAATTCGATGTAGACCGCATCCTGGGGCGAGGATCCGGTGACCCAGGTCGGGAAATCATTGACGTTGTTGAAAACCAGGGTGGCGTCGGGCAGTTCGTCTCTCACCCCTTGGATCATGGTGGCAAAGGAACTGGCGACGTCGACGACGGTTCCATCCGGGCGACGGGCGACCTTGGGGTACCCGTACTGGTCGAGATGGAACCCGTCGAACCCGACGGACTTCACCGATGCGTCCAGCTCTCCGACGAAGTGACCCAGCCAGTCTTCTGCCGCAGGGTCGACGAGACACAGGAAGTCGCCCAGACCGTAGGGCGCTTCTGCACCGTTCAGCAGCGCCTGGTGCTCCCAATTGCCCCATTCCTGGGGGCCGACTGCGTACACTGCCGCGTAGCCAAGCGCTTTCGCTCCTGCCTGCTGCACGGCGTCGACGAGACTTCGAACAGTCGCAAGCGAAATCGGCTGGTCCAACGCGTCGGTGTAGTTTTCACCGCCGCCGAGAAGCGATGCATGCCGGTATGCCCAGTCGTAGAACTGCACGCCCGTGAGGTGAAGACGGCGCACCGTGTCAGCCACCCCCTGCAGGTCGCGAGCGGGAGAGTAATCGACGACGAAGCCATAGCGGAGGCGCACCGTATCGGTGGCGGCGACCTGAAGAGCTGTTCGGATTGACGCCGAACCGGTCGAGAACTCAACGCCGTACCCGCCAGCTGGGAGAACCCCAACGGGAATGACGCTGGAGCCGTTGTGATCGAATTCGCGCACCACTTCACCCAGGTACCACACGCGAACCGTGCCGCTCGTCGCAGCTCCCCGAATCTCGATCTCGACGTGTTCTTCTGGAGTGAAGGTCGATTTGGCTGGAAGAAGTTCACTCATCCTTTTACTGCTCCTGATGTGAGGCCCTGCACGAAATAGCGTTGGAATACGAGGAACACGATGATGACGGGGACGACCGCGATCATGGAGGCGGCAAAGACGAGGCCCCACTGCACCGCGTTGTTTCCCTGGCCGGCGAACAGCTGAATTGCGATCGGCAGCGTTCGGTTCTCGGGCGAGTTGGTGAGGGTCAGAGCGATCGTGAACTCATCCCAGCAAGCGAGGAAGGTGAAGATGGTTGCGGTTGCAAGGCCGGGTTTCGCCAGCGGAAGCGCGAGCTTCCAATAGCGAAGCCAGGCGTTGGCCCCGTCAACCTGCATAGCCTGATCCAACTCGGCAGGAATCGACTCGAAGAACCCCCTCAGCAGAAACGTGTTCAGGGCGAGCGAGCCTGCGACATAGAACAAGATCAGCCCGAGCAGAGAGTCCAGGAGGTTCAGGTTCTTCGCGAGAATGAATTGCGGAATGATCAACATGATCGCCGGGATCATCAGACCGAGCAGGAGGACTCGAAACAGGATCTCCTTGAACCGGAACTGGAACCGCGCGAAGGCGTAGGCCATCATCGAGCTGACCAGCAAAGACAGCCCGGTCGCGATCACGGCAACAACCAACGAGTTCAGAAAGTACCTGACGAAATCCGAGGACTCGATTGCCTGCTCATAGTTCGCGGTCGTTGCCGGATCGGGGATGAACTGCGGAGGGTTGGTGAAGACGAACGTCTGTTCCTTGAACGAGGTCGAGAGCATGTAGAGGAACGGAATGACCATGATGATAGCCAGGATCGACAGGACAACAATTCGCAGCGCGTTTCCTGCGGCGGCATTTCGCTTTCTCACTGTGCACCTCCACCGTTGCGGTCACGGAAGACCTTCATCTGAACGACTGAGAGCATAAACACCATGATCGTCAAGATCACCGCGATCGCGGAGCCGTAGCCGAAGTCCAAGTTGTTGAATGCTTGTTCGTACATGTAGGTCAGCAAAACGTCAGTTCGACCCGCGGGTCCCCCGCCGGTCATGAGGTAAACGGAGATGAATACATTGAATCCACCGATCACGAGCATCACCGTGACAAACAGAATGGCCGGCCAAATTGCTGGCACGGTGACGACTTTGAATCGCTGCCACCGATTGGCGCCGTCCATGTTCGCGGCTTCAATGAGTGCCTGCGGCACCCCTTGGAGGGCAGCGAGAAAGATCATCATCGACCAGCCGATCCCCTTCCACACCCCGAGTGCGCAGATCGCAATCAGACCCGTCCACCGGTCGGCGAGCCATGCCGTGTCTCCGTTGGTGACGTGCAGGAGATCTCCCAGCGCGAAGTTGATCAGGCCGCCGTCAGAGAAGAGAAACTTGAAGAGAAACGAGACGACTACCCAGCTCGTCACGACCGGCAGGTAGAACAGCACTCGGAACAGCGGTTGGGTAGGGCTCTTCTTCTGGATGAGTAGCGCGAGCCCGAGCCCGATGACGATCTGCGGTGCGACGGTGAGCACCATGTAGATGCCGCTGTTGCTCAATGCGAGCCAGAAGTGATCGTCTGTGAATGCGCGTGCGTAGTTGTCGAGGCCCAGGAACTCGCTCGTCGCCGAGCCGACGATCTTCCAGTCGAAGAAGCTCATCTGGAACGCTTGGAGCGTGGGATAGAGCACCGTGACTGCGAACAGCACCAGTCCAGGCGCGAGAAAGAGGTAGGGCGTTGCAGCCGTAGCCGCGCGGCGGCGAGACATCCGCCGCGATCGGCTGGGTGGTGCTGGCGTGGCGGAGAGGACCTCCGCCACGCCAGCGCTGACCCGTTCGCCCGAACGGAGAACAGTCATGGTTACTCTTCTGCCAGGAGCTCGTCGATCTTCTGTGCTGCGCTGGTGAGTGCATCCCGCACCGTTACGGTGCCTTCGAAGGCAGGTACGAGTGCTTCGTTCAGGATGGTGTCGACCTCAGAGGCCTGCGGGATCGCCACTCGGGCCTTGGCCGTCGCGAGCTGGTCGGTGAACAGCTCGAGATAAGGAAGAAGCTCGACCTGCTGGTCACCGAGCGCGCTGATGACAGTCAGCTGTCCGGTGGGGACCAGTGCCATCTGGAACTCCTCGGACTGCGTGAACTCGATGAACTTCATCGCCGCGTCCTTGTGCTCGGAGGTAGAGGTCAGCACTATGTCTTCGCCGCCGACGACACTGACCGAGCCACCATCACCCGCTGGCATGGGAGCGTAGATGGGCGTGAATTCCGGGAACTGTTCGCTCCAGATTCCATTCATCCACGGTCCATCGAGAATGTTCGCGTAGTTGCCGCCAGGAAGCCCCTCAGATGTCGAGGTGGCACCGGCGTTGCCGATGATTCCATTTGAGATCTGGTCGTTCGCGTAGAGGTCGACGAGCATCTGCACGGCTGCCACAGACTCGTCACTGTCGAGGTATCCGGTGGATGTGGTGACCTCGTCGTCCGTGATTGCGCCGCCGCCGGACCAGATCCACGGAGAGATATTCCACGCGCCCAGGCCACCGTCGGCGAACACCTGCATGCCCGAGTCGGACAGGGCATCGGCACCGGCTGCGAACTCCTCGAAGGTGGCCGGCGGTGCGTCGAGGCCTTGCGCGTCGAGTGCCTCCTGGCTGGTGATCAAGACGCGGGTGTTGGTGTCCAAGGGCAGTCCGTAGTACTTGCCGTCGTACAGGTTGGTCGACAGGACGCCCGGGTACGTGGCGTCTGCGAGCTCCTGGAAGTTGTCCATTTCGTCGGATAGCGCAACCAGAACGCCGAGGTCGGCGAATTTCGGTACCCATCCGAGGTCGGCACGGACTAGGTCCGGCAGCTCGTCGCCTGCGGCGCTCGTCGTCAGCTTCTTGAGTAGATCGTCGTACGGGATGTCGACATACTCGACCTTGATTTCGGGATTGGCTTTCTCGAACGACGGGATCAGCGTGTCGTTGAGCACTTCAGCCTGCGTGGAGTTACCGCCGTTTCCGTACGCACCCCAGAACGTGAGGGTGACCGGATCATCAGCGGTGCCTTCCGCCTCTGATGCTGTCGAGCAGCCCGCAGCTGACACGGCGACGGTCGCGGCGACTGCCACCGCGATGATGGTTGAACGCTTCATTGCTGTTCTCCTCAATGGTGTGAACATGTTGACTCGGAGGTAGAGCCACCCATGTCGTGATGAATTAGTTCTACGCCAAAGGTAATCCACTGTCAAATATGACCTGACACCTGACGAATGTCGGCGATTTGCTTCCTCAGCAAAAGAAATAAACGCTAAGGTTGAGGGGATTCGACGACGAAGAAAGGGGTCCTCGTGCCGGTGAAGGATCAGTCCTGGACTCGCGAAGGTGGCGCATCTCTGGCCGTCGCGCTCGAAGTCCTGCTCAATGGCCCCATCTCTCGGAGCGACATTGCTCGCCGGCTCGACTTGTCCGGAGGCTCGCTGACTCGACTGAGCACACCTCTGATTGACGGCGGTCTTCTCATCGAGGTCGGTGAACGCGCCGACGGACGCGCCGGCCGTCCCTCGACCCTGCTCGATATCATCGCGCCGTCCCGGCATTTCATCGGAATGAAAATCACCGCGACCGACGTGCTGGCGGTCGTGACGGACCTTCGCGCAAGCGTCCTTCACCAGCGGTCCGCGCGTCTGTCCACAAGGGACCCCGCCGCGGTGACGGCCGTCATCGCCGGCCTCGCGTGGGAGCTGGCACGAACCGTGCCCTCTGTCACCGCGCTCGGTATCGGCCTCGGCGGTTTGGTCGGGCCCGGCGGCACGGTTGAGAGCGCACCGTTCCTTGAATGGACCGACGTGCCAATTGGCGCACTCGTTCAAGCGGCCACCGGGATACCGACCGTGATCGACAACGACCTCGTCGCCTTCACCGAGTACGAGCATTGGTTCGGGGCCGGTAAAGGACTCGAGAACTTCGCCGTTCTGACTCTCGGTGCCGGAATCGGGTACGGGGTTGTCATTCACGATGAGTTGGTGACGAACAGTGATTCAGGAATCGGGCTTGTAGGCCACTGGCCACTCGACCCCTTCGGTTCCGTCTGTCCGGCGGGTCACCGCGGATGCGCCAAGAGTGTTCTCGAGCAGGGCGCGATAGTGCGCAACGTGTCGAATGCGCTGGGTCGCACCGTGTCGTACGACGACGCCCTCGATCTCGCCGAGGCGGGGGAACCAGCTGCTCGGCGAATCGTTGACGAGGCAGGTGCAGGACTTGGAACTCTCCTTGCCGCGATCGCCAACCTGACTATGCCGAAGAGAATCATTCTGGGCGGCGAGGGGGTGCGCCTCGTCGAGGTTGCCGCGGCCGCCATCGACGAAGGAATCAGTGCGCACAGGGACCCACGAGCGTCTCCGATCGAC comes from the Marisediminicola antarctica genome and includes:
- a CDS encoding alpha-glucosidase is translated as MTVVETRNGIATSNAEWWRSAVVYQVYPRSFADSDGDGIGDLLGIRSRLDYLQNLDVDVIWLSPIYCSPQDDNGYDISDYEAIDPVFGTLDDFDNLLADVHSRGMKLVMDLVVNHTSDEHPWFVESASSRENPKRDWYVWRDQPNNWESFFSGSAWQWHDETEQHFLHLFSRKQPDLNWENGDVRQSIYAMMRWWLDRGVDGFRMDVINLISKDPGLPNGKPIAGTPFGDGFPHFSYGPRVHEYLQEMNESVFGGRSGTYLTVGEMPGVTVEQAQRFTDPARGEVNMVFQFEHVGLDHGPSGKWEARTLDLVELKESMAKWQQGLGDVGWNSLYWNNHDQPRAVSRFGDDGEHREKSAQALGAILHLQRGTPFVYQGEELGMTNVHALSIDHVSDIESLNFYQSALAAGTSQESAMASIQRIGRDNARTPMQWGPTGGFSDGEPWIALNPNTTVVNAAAQVGVEGSVFEFYRTLIALRHEVPAVVHGDFRLVEPLHPTLFAFERRFSGTLLTVAANFGTAPLSYPIAGEWLLGNYEQAEGPLRPWEVRIYRQDVE
- a CDS encoding mandelate racemase/muconate lactonizing enzyme family protein; protein product: MKITAIDCFGYSLNYAHGEYVMSGSRAATSEVGTLVRVRTDEGLEGWGEITPLGDLYLPTYWAEVRAALHTLAPRLIGADPTNLSGIHRIMNGTLLGGGFAKSAIDVACWDLLGKAAGLPVSVLLGGVLQEDFPLYEAVPLRTPGEMAAFVSERQDAGIHRFQLKVGGNPHDDIARTGAVVDVADRDTLIVADSNGGWNLRAAQIAVRGLADFPIYIEQPCRSTEDSIFAMRHSALPLVLDESILTQQDVFHAKNVAGAVSINIKISRVGGLTQAARMRDLMQELDLMVSVEDAWGGDIVTAAVSHLAASTRPENFQNASFMNDWTDGHVAGYAPRSVGGRGSAPTGHGLGIEVNAEGLEVVFSVTDGAR
- a CDS encoding carbohydrate ABC transporter permease gives rise to the protein MRKRNAAAGNALRIVVLSILAIIMVIPFLYMLSTSFKEQTFVFTNPPQFIPDPATTANYEQAIESSDFVRYFLNSLVVAVIATGLSLLVSSMMAYAFARFQFRFKEILFRVLLLGLMIPAIMLIIPQFILAKNLNLLDSLLGLILFYVAGSLALNTFLLRGFFESIPAELDQAMQVDGANAWLRYWKLALPLAKPGLATATIFTFLACWDEFTIALTLTNSPENRTLPIAIQLFAGQGNNAVQWGLVFAASMIAVVPVIIVFLVFQRYFVQGLTSGAVKG
- a CDS encoding SDR family NAD(P)-dependent oxidoreductase, producing MNLFDGKSALVTGGGSGIGKAVAFALARHGANVVVNDLKQDVAQSVVDEITDAGGKAVAVAGDVGKAGDVKAAVDTAVAEFGGLNLAFNNAGIGGPQGPIHDIDIDEYLTLMDVNLHSVFYGMKYEIPPMLEAGGGAIVNMSSILGLVGEPVAIPYTAAKHGVTGMTKAAAISYAGQGIRINSIHPGYIDTPLLEGAPQEMRDGLVALHPIGRLGTAEEVAEVVLFLLSDAASFVTGSQYLVDGGYTSR
- a CDS encoding extracellular solute-binding protein; translation: MKRSTIIAVAVAATVAVSAAGCSTASEAEGTADDPVTLTFWGAYGNGGNSTQAEVLNDTLIPSFEKANPEIKVEYVDIPYDDLLKKLTTSAAGDELPDLVRADLGWVPKFADLGVLVALSDEMDNFQELADATYPGVLSTNLYDGKYYGLPLDTNTRVLITSQEALDAQGLDAPPATFEEFAAGADALSDSGMQVFADGGLGAWNISPWIWSGGGAITDDEVTTSTGYLDSDESVAAVQMLVDLYANDQISNGIIGNAGATSTSEGLPGGNYANILDGPWMNGIWSEQFPEFTPIYAPMPAGDGGSVSVVGGEDIVLTSTSEHKDAAMKFIEFTQSEEFQMALVPTGQLTVISALGDQQVELLPYLELFTDQLATAKARVAIPQASEVDTILNEALVPAFEGTVTVRDALTSAAQKIDELLAEE
- a CDS encoding carbohydrate ABC transporter permease, translating into MTVLRSGERVSAGVAEVLSATPAPPSRSRRMSRRRAATAATPYLFLAPGLVLFAVTVLYPTLQAFQMSFFDWKIVGSATSEFLGLDNYARAFTDDHFWLALSNSGIYMVLTVAPQIVIGLGLALLIQKKSPTQPLFRVLFYLPVVTSWVVVSFLFKFLFSDGGLINFALGDLLHVTNGDTAWLADRWTGLIAICALGVWKGIGWSMMIFLAALQGVPQALIEAANMDGANRWQRFKVVTVPAIWPAILFVTVMLVIGGFNVFISVYLMTGGGPAGRTDVLLTYMYEQAFNNLDFGYGSAIAVILTIMVFMLSVVQMKVFRDRNGGGAQ
- a CDS encoding ROK family transcriptional regulator, translating into MPVKDQSWTREGGASLAVALEVLLNGPISRSDIARRLDLSGGSLTRLSTPLIDGGLLIEVGERADGRAGRPSTLLDIIAPSRHFIGMKITATDVLAVVTDLRASVLHQRSARLSTRDPAAVTAVIAGLAWELARTVPSVTALGIGLGGLVGPGGTVESAPFLEWTDVPIGALVQAATGIPTVIDNDLVAFTEYEHWFGAGKGLENFAVLTLGAGIGYGVVIHDELVTNSDSGIGLVGHWPLDPFGSVCPAGHRGCAKSVLEQGAIVRNVSNALGRTVSYDDALDLAEAGEPAARRIVDEAGAGLGTLLAAIANLTMPKRIILGGEGVRLVEVAAAAIDEGISAHRDPRASPIDLFATSGDNTEWCRGAAVLAIQKYVLNK
- a CDS encoding winged helix-turn-helix domain-containing protein, coding for MAEEKKHPERKLDLAGLKGLAHPLRVEIFDALSVHGPATASGLAERLGESSGSTSYHLRQLERHGFVREVEGRGTARDRWWERMPGGVTLSPSEIGDSPAGRAATMAVLRQWERNRSALLDDFIGRGFDVLPGSWVEASTVATANLRVTAEQLAEIAESWDAWAKKTLEPYRDKTPPGSRPVQIHFNAFPVLDGALTEPVAEPVAYPREKDES
- a CDS encoding TerC family protein, whose product is MQITPLIWIITIAVTIAFCVYEFYAHVRTPHAPTIGESARWSAFYIGLALLFGVGVGVTSGWTFGGEYFAGYLTEKALSIDNLFVFLLVMSAFAVPKIYQQKVLMIGIVIALILRGGFIAIGAALIENLSWIFYIFGALLLVLAYRQAFSNHETDPANNRLMRFVRRHVAVTDEYHGDKLTVKKNGKRFITPMLLTIVAIGFVDLIFAVDSIPAIYGLTSEPYIVFVANAFALMGLRQLFFLIGGLLERLVYLAQGLAVILAFIGVKLVFHALHVNELPFINGGQPLLWVPEIPISFSLLFIGATITVATVASLLKTRGDSSRSGTPTPIDHSTRKEHSK